DNA from Cataglyphis hispanica isolate Lineage 1 chromosome 6, ULB_Chis1_1.0, whole genome shotgun sequence:
ACAAACAGATCTGTCATACGGGACTCTGAAAAACTCTGGAGACGAAAGTTTTATTGGCtaaaggaatatatttttaattgaagaaGCATGTTACTTCTCATATTGTTTGCATTAACCAAGCAATAACCAACATTAACTGTTTTTGTTAATGtagagataattttcttatattttttttctaagagcACCTTGTCGTtcgccatttttttattaaatatttatatgtcaatATTCTTCCATTAGTATggacaaatataaatagatattaacgaataaaaaaaatctaatcaataaaaaatattcaaaaaatattcaatggaGAAATGACAAACGACAAAGTGATCTACTATTCTTATATTCAATTacactaaaaaataaacaaaatatctttacaaTAAATGTGAAACTATCTAAGATtagatatctttaaaattaaaaaaaaaatcttgcaaaTCTTTGAATTCAAACTAAAATGTGCTGTACTCTATCTaactcattttttaaaaaagagcaagagaaaatgagaagaagctttcattaaatatgtgtatatatatatatatatatatatatatatatatatatatatatatatataatcaaccTTATTAACGATATCTGTTCCTAGTAACATCGCGATACCCTGATTTAACCAAAGATTAGGCGAGTTGATTTGATTATCCAACCATTGATATGTCATTTTGCGAGCTATTAAACGTGCTATCTCTATCTTGTGACCAGCGGAATCGATTTCTTCATTATAAGCAATAGCTGTTTCCCTAAAAGCCGTTgttaatagatttattattttcactttaattgtttatgttttattatacctgtaaaatataaaattgcatttgtcCATGTCATATATGTTATATCGAAAGCCTGAGATTGCAATATGTTGTATATACGGGATTTCCTTGAAAGCTTCCCAATTTTCAAAGTACGTTGTAACATTCATAATAACATTTCTCGCGAACAGTAGATCGTACGTTGCCGATTTACACCATAGATTTACACCaggaaataaatagaaattatgtaGTATAAATCCGATACAATAAGTGGACATTGTGggagtaattttaaaatgtgtcCACTGCATCTCATTGTTCTCTTTCACTACATTTTGTACCGGCATATTCgaggaaattttatatgaatcatGATGCTTTACAGAAATATTGAATGTCGCTTTCAGTATCGGCTCGTCCCAACATGGAAATAATTGTCGAGCTGCAAATGCCTGCGTTGCAACTATCCAcctatcatattaataatatacatatatataacgaaaaatttgtaattgttgctagtattagaaattaatatataatgaaaatgtacAGATGCGTTTTACgtctatgaataaaatattttaagaataattcagcaaaaacattttagtgcgcatttattattatgttattataatatgctattgacaattattataataataataattatagtaatagataatatttttctaatacatattttgtatatataattatatttatgcatatatgtatatgcaagacctatgttacaaaaatattaatactttacaattatttaacaaaaatattatattttacaattattttgtttaaatagggaaaattctctcttatctctaaaaaatttattaggtgtttattaaaaagatgcatatttatatctctttcacTAAGCTTATAAGTTTTATagtcaattaaaaatgttggGTATATGTATCTGTAAAAATGGTATTATGCTAATGTATTATGCTAATGGCAATATCAGAAATgacttacaaaaatttattactgttTTTTAAACAGTGATAAatgaacataataataaaataatatttttttcagtatttttagcatacttaatttttacttacatTTTCTGTCCTATATCTTTATAGGAAGTTTTGAAGAAAACTTCGTTATCATCTAAAGAACCGTTAAATGGCACATGCAAATCATAATAACcacttaatattttctctcgaaaaataataacaaaaatatcattttcttctatgtgtttatatattcctGTGGAATAGATTTTATACCATATTTTTGAGTTTTTGTCAACcagttgtatattattatgtatttcaatATGTGGCTTTTGGACGTGTAAAGTTATGTATGATGTTggaatatcgattttaatgtatataacacatttgccaaagaaattttttggttctactttgaaaaattgttgtaattctatatgtatatcatagtGCAGCGGTGTTACGTAATGTTGtaaggaaaatttaattgttaaatcaATTGTTGAATCAATTGTTGAATCATTTGTTGAATCAATTATCGAGTCCGAatcatttttcacttttatttccttttttgtaagaaatgcttctccaattataaatattaaagcgcTGTTTAATAACAGTCTTAGGAATATCATCCTCTTGTTATAGATAtctacagaaatattttttatgttgtgTAAGAGattatactaatttatataaatttaactattgtgaatttatagtattttagtttattttgatttttataacaataatcttattatattatttgtaataacattgtgagaaaaaatatattaatatattatatagaatacaaataaataataattataacaataataatttggttattttatatgacttatgacatatattgtgtgaaaaagagaaagaaattcttgtctacatcttatatatatgtatatatatatataaattcttatttttatttactttgctGCAAATGTTtcctgaaataatataattatcaagttCTCTTACTTAAAGTAAGATTGTTTTATTACCTTgagtaaaatgtttttaaccttataaagaaaaagctAGAGTCTTTATGATTTTCGGTATTAATGTCTATGATATTCGATCATATccttaaaatatgtttattataatattaagttaaaagctgttaaataatttatcttatcattTCACATTTCACTTTAAAAAGCGTATtcatattctattcatattattttttttatataatttgtaatataaatgtttttcacaAATGTATCAAAATGTGCAGTACAGTTCATAagtctattaataataacttattaagatataaaaattggaatatatacatatatacatatataaaaagaacagTAGACAATCAAGTCAACggattattgtttattaatttaaaaataaaagaaacttattttcttttttttttaaataaaactctttacaaaaataaattttatataaagaatatgtgtaaaaaagcaaaaagaaaaatagggACTAATCTTACCTTTTCCAAAGATCACTGAAAACTAACGAATTTCACATATCTGGcacattataaatacaatataattcttaaggTCGAGTGATTGTCTCTTTAGAATATAAACACAATCAAGtctcaatatataaacaaataaattcatattgtatcattattataaatgactttgcaataaatataaactattatataaattttagagattgtaataaaaagtttgtaattttttcattaattagagTTTAATTTTTCGTATGATTGTTAGTCATCTTGTTAGACatctaaaaaagatatatatatatatatatatatatatatatatatatatatacatataaaagtttctctctatctctttttttctataagaaatatttattgatatatttttaaatattgcgaaTTGGAATGATCGCATAAGGCATCACgcaaaggaaaataaatagactcataagtattaaatttataaaatgcgtttaatattaaaaatgaagacatagtatattttacaatatataattatagatatatatagaacTTCAATTCATTTaaactcaaaaattttttttttatatttattttaaaataatctttcaaaatgtttgaaatttctaaatcttttttctaagaattaaaaaaatacgcatACAAATGCGAATTTACTCAGATGTTCAGTAACAAAGGTTGGaagttttataaacaataaataatcatatcgaCCAATATCTCACTCAAGCATATtctcagaaaatataaattttatttattaatagataaactttatatattctaataaaatctcaaaatttaaattctttacatatatagtgatataaaactttcactaaacttaaaaatagaatagaatttataattcatcttttatattagttCCATCTTTCACTGAAATGGGTGAATTAGATGCGTTCAGTTTTCGAACGCTTCCTAAAAATAGTGGGATTCTAGTTGGTTTATGTTCAATTGCAAACATGAATGGACGATCTACGATAAATTCCATCGGTTCGATTGCCATTCTTTTCAACCTCATTTCGACAGctgcaatcaattttttattgtaatgctTGCAATATTcacatgtaaatttatattattcacagAAAAGTTACCTGTTACAGCAGCAGCTTCCGCACCTTGTTCGTTAACatctatgaaaattttttgtaatacattGTTCACTTTTAGGGGAAATTGTGAAAGACGTGAAAAATCGCAATTATCCTTAAACATTGAATTCAGTCCaatctacaaataaaaatttcatttctagATTTTACCTGAATTCTCTCCTATTCTCTCagtttaaaacatatttgctAGCTTCTTaccttatttaaaatatcttttaaattaatagcgatttcaaatttaaatttgggTAGATATAATTCGAAATCATCACGAAATCTGTGTGTTTTTACCAATGTTTcccaattaaaattgttttctatgACCTGCAGTTCTACTTCTTTATCcggcaataatattatcattacaatTTTCTCATTCTGTAAGATTGcatttcaattcaatttttatttttgtgtaagcttttttataaataattatttaccaaATATGGTATTTCGATGAATTGTGTATTCCAAGCTGGTACTTCACCATAAGAATATGttgcttttttatacattgttgGAACAAGACATATTTCTGTTTTCGAAATATGAAATTCACGTAGTTGCGTATCCTCTTCTTTAAACGGTTTTAGCCATCTACTTTTAAAGTAAATAGCATTtaccaatataaaatttgtatctaTGCTGATATCATCTAT
Protein-coding regions in this window:
- the LOC126850300 gene encoding antichymotrypsin-2-like isoform X2, whose amino-acid sequence is MFKSTALFVIIIASTVLNILAMSFEDISSITKSNTFKQISTACNDFTNSLYKTLAVSADKNIIISPFSLHMILSLLSNGAGGSTLDELRSALGYNNKDNDKESLNDEFKALIVLLNDMENVTLNIANAAYIQKEVDLMGDFLSICMNIFQSAISKINFKNNVHAAETINLWVQMATHNKISDIISPDDISIDTNFILVNAIYFKSRWLKPFKEEDTQLREFHISKTEICLVPTMYKKATYSYGEVPAWNTQFIEIPYLNEKIVMIILLPDKEVELQVIENNFNWETLVKTHRFRDDFELYLPKFKFEIAINLKDILNKIGLNSMFKDNCDFSRLSQFPLKVNNVLQKIFIDVNEQGAEAAAVTAVEMRLKRMAIEPMEFIVDRPFMFAIEHKPTRIPLFLGSVRKLNASNSPISVKDGTNIKDEL
- the LOC126850300 gene encoding antitrypsin-like isoform X4, with protein sequence MILSLLSNGAGGSTLDELRSALGYNNKDNDKESLNDEFKALIVLLNDMENVTLNIANAAYIQKEVDLMGDFLSICMNIFQSAISKINFKNNVHAAETINLWVQMATHNKISDIISPDDISIDTNFILVNAIYFKSRWLKPFKEEDTQLREFHISKTEICLVPTMYKKATYSYGEVPAWNTQFIEIPYLNEKIVMIILLPDKEVELQVIENNFNWETLVKTHRFRDDFELYLPKFKFEIAINLKDILNKIGLNSMFKDNCDFSRLSQFPLKVNNVLQKIFIDVNEQGAEAAAVTAVEMRLKRMAIEPMEFIVDRPFMFAIEHKPTRIPLFLGSVRKLNASNSPISVKDGTNIKDEL
- the LOC126850300 gene encoding antichymotrypsin-2-like isoform X1, with amino-acid sequence MTIRLAFLALFVIIIASTVLNILAMSFEDISSITKSNTFKQISTACNDFTNSLYKTLAVSADKNIIISPFSLHMILSLLSNGAGGSTLDELRSALGYNNKDNDKESLNDEFKALIVLLNDMENVTLNIANAAYIQKEVDLMGDFLSICMNIFQSAISKINFKNNVHAAETINLWVQMATHNKISDIISPDDISIDTNFILVNAIYFKSRWLKPFKEEDTQLREFHISKTEICLVPTMYKKATYSYGEVPAWNTQFIEIPYLNEKIVMIILLPDKEVELQVIENNFNWETLVKTHRFRDDFELYLPKFKFEIAINLKDILNKIGLNSMFKDNCDFSRLSQFPLKVNNVLQKIFIDVNEQGAEAAAVTAVEMRLKRMAIEPMEFIVDRPFMFAIEHKPTRIPLFLGSVRKLNASNSPISVKDGTNIKDEL
- the LOC126850300 gene encoding antichymotrypsin-2-like isoform X3, whose product is MSFEDISSITKSNTFKQISTACNDFTNSLYKTLAVSADKNIIISPFSLHMILSLLSNGAGGSTLDELRSALGYNNKDNDKESLNDEFKALIVLLNDMENVTLNIANAAYIQKEVDLMGDFLSICMNIFQSAISKINFKNNVHAAETINLWVQMATHNKISDIISPDDISIDTNFILVNAIYFKSRWLKPFKEEDTQLREFHISKTEICLVPTMYKKATYSYGEVPAWNTQFIEIPYLNEKIVMIILLPDKEVELQVIENNFNWETLVKTHRFRDDFELYLPKFKFEIAINLKDILNKIGLNSMFKDNCDFSRLSQFPLKVNNVLQKIFIDVNEQGAEAAAVTAVEMRLKRMAIEPMEFIVDRPFMFAIEHKPTRIPLFLGSVRKLNASNSPISVKDGTNIKDEL